One window of Centropristis striata isolate RG_2023a ecotype Rhode Island chromosome 23, C.striata_1.0, whole genome shotgun sequence genomic DNA carries:
- the c1qtnf9 gene encoding complement C1q and tumor necrosis factor-related protein 9A, producing MLQMKFRVMLLLLLLAVRCVAQETENKGCVCGHPGIPGDPGHNGTPGRDGRDGLRGDKGDPGQVGSIGPAGNDGHKGDKGELGAVGPAGLKGKRGDNGERGPPGKMGPQGVQGPIGLKGNKGELGLPGPKGPTGDLGPLGPEGPKGEIGLRGDRGIQGPLGPPGRPGSKGELGVPGHKGNIGYRGERGSRGEKGDQGEKGDALVISKSAFSVGLTAQSKLPAANAPIRFDKIIYNEQNHYDPQTGRFTCSAAGAYYFNYHITVFSRNVKVALVKNGLKMIHTTDNYQSSEDQAAGGAVLHLDVGDKVWLQVVGGELFNGLFADEDDDTTFSGFLIFGS from the exons ATGTTGCAGATGAAGTTTAGAGTCATGCTCTTGCTCCTTTTATTGGCGGTCAGGTGTGTTGCACAGGAAACTGAAAATAAGGGCTGTGTTTGTGGACACCCTGGAATACCAGGGGACCCTGGACACAATGGTACACCTGGCAGAGACGGCCGAGATGGACTCAGAGGTGACAAAGGTGATCCAG GTCAAGTAGGCTCTATTGGACCAGCTGGCAATGATGGCCACAAAGGAGACAAAGGGGAACTTG GTGCCGTTGGCCCGGCAGGGCTCAAAGGAAAAAGGGGAGACAATGGAGAACGGGGGCCTCCTGGGAAAATGGGGCCCCAAGGAGTCCAAGGGCCTATTGGCCTAAAAGGAAATAAGGGAGAGCTCGGGCTGCCTGGACCCAAAGGACCAACAGGAGATTTGGGGCCTCTTGGACCAGAGGGTCCCAAAGGGGAAATTGGCCTTCGAGGTGACAGAGGCATTCAGGGACCATTGGGACCTCCTGGCAGGCCAGGGTCTAAGGGGGAATTAGGTGTTCCTGGTCACAAAGGCAACATTGGTTATCGTGGTGAAAGAGGGTCTCGGGGAGAGAAAGGTGATCAGGGTGAGAAGGGAGATGCACTTGTTATCTCTAAAAGTGCATTCTCTGTGGGGCTCACAGCACAGAGCAAACTTCCAGCAGCGAATGCACCAATCCGGTTTGACAAGATAATTTACAACGAACAAAATCACTACGATCCACAAACAGGAAGATTCACATGCTCAGCAGCGGGGGCCTATTACTTTAACTACCACATCACCGTCTTCTCCAGAAACGTGAAGGTGGCTCTAGTGAAGAATGGTCTAAAGATGATCCACACCACGGATAACTACCAGAGCAGCGAGGATCaggcagcagggggcgctgtgcTGCACCTGGATGTGGGGGACAAGGTGTGGCTGCAGGTGGTTGGAGGAGAGCTGTTCAATGGGCTCTTCgctgatgaagatgatgacaCCACCTTCTCTGGGTTCTTAATCTTTGGGTCTTAA
- the tagln3b gene encoding transgelin-3b produces MANRGPSYGLSREVQEKIEQKYDPDLEQRLVDWIVAQCSGNLEKPQTGRENFQKWLMDGTILCRLINSLYPRGKEPIKKIPETQMAFKQMEKISQFLQAAEAYGVTTTDIFQTVDLWEGKDMAAVQRTLMALGSVAVTKDDGHYRGDREWFNRKAQGYRREFSQEQLRQGQSLIGLQMGSNRGASQAGMTGYGMHRQIM; encoded by the exons ATGGCGAACAGAGGGCCCAGCTATGGACTGAGCCGAGAGGTGCAGGAGAAGATCGAGCAGAAGTACGACCCGGACCTGGAGCAGCGGTTGGTGGACTGGATAGTTGCACAGTGCAGTGGAAACCTGGAGAAGCCACAGACGGGCAGGGAGAACTTCCAGAAATGGCTGATGGATGGAACA ATCCTCTGTAGGCTTATCAACAGCCTTTATCCGAGAGGTAAGGAGCCCATCAAGAAGATTCCAGAGACGCAGATGGCCTTTAAACAAATGGAGAAGATCTCTCAGTTCCTGCAAGCAGCTGAAGCTTATGGAGTCACAACCACTGACATATTTCAAACAGTGGACCTCTGGGAAG GAAAGGACATGGCAGCAGTGCAAAGAACTCTGATGGCTCTGGGGAGCGTGGCTGTCACTAAGGACGATGGTCATTACAGAGGTGACCGAGAATGGTTTAACAG GAAAGCCCAGGGGTATCGACGAGAGTTCAGTCAAGAGCAGCTCCGCCAAGGTCAGAGTTTGATCGGCCTGCAGATGGGCAGCAACCGTGGGGCCTCCCAAGCTGGTATGACAGGCTACGGTATGCATCGTCAGATCATGTAG
- the ythdf3 gene encoding YTH domain-containing family protein 3: MSATTVDQRPKGQGNKVQNGSMHQKDGVNDDDFEPYLSGQTNQSNSYPPMSDPYMPSYYAPSIGFPYSLGEAAWSTAGDPPMPYLTTYGQMSNGEPHFIPDGVFSQPGALGNTPPFLGQHGFNFFPGNADFSTWGTSVSQGQSTQSSVYSNSYGYAPSSLGRAITDGQAGFGSDTQLSKVPVLNSIEQGMTGLKLGTDMVAAVTKTVGSPLGGTAGMSSMAANSLPPSVSSSAPKPASWAAIAKKPAKPQPKVKPKANMGMGGGAIPPPPIKHNMNIGTWDDKGSLNKPPLAQTMMPPQPMVQQPLLAQPQPLLQNPLPPQPPHQHQHQHQHQHQHQPHQHQHQHQPFQLHSLHSPQHPQAMPPGPPHMHLSSQPGPPQPLHQQQPQQPGPPPNRWVAPRNRGEGFGLGGGVPLSASPCSGEVHPVLEKLRALNNYNPKDFDWNLKNGRVFIIKSYSEDDIHRSIKYSIWCSTEHGNKRLDGAYRSLGNKGPLYLLFSVNGSGHFCGVAEMRSPVDYNAYAGVWSQDKWKGKFEVKWAFIKDVPNNQLRHIRLENNDNKPVTNSRDTQEVPLEKAKQVLKIIATYKHTTSIFDDFAHYEKRQEEEEALRKERNRNKQ, from the exons ATGTCTGCGACCACAGTCGATCAG AGACCTAAAGGACAAGGCAATAAAG TGCAAAACGGATCAATGCATCAAAAGGATGGTgtaaatgatgatgattttgagCCTTATCTAAGCGGCCAGACAAATCAG AGTAACAGCTATCCGCCAATGTCTGACCCCTACATGCCCAGCTACTATGCTCCTTCCATTGGTTTCCCTTACTCTCTGGGGGAGGCGGCTTGGTCAACAGCTGGAGACCCTCCGATGCCCTACCTAACTACCTATGGACAGATGAGCAATGGCGAGCCGCACTTCATCCCTGATGGTGTTTTCAGCCAGCCAGGTGCCCTGGGGAACACCCCTCCCTTCCTGGGCCAGCATGGCTTCAACTTCTTTCCTGGTAATGCAGACTTTTCCACCTGGGGTACCAGTGTCTCTCAGGGTCAGTCCACGCAGAGCTCAGTGTACAGTAACAGCTATGGGTACGCCCCCAGCTCGCTAGGTCGGGCCATCACGGACGGACAGGCGGGCTTTGGAAGTGACACCCAGCTAAGTAAAGTCCCGGTGCTGAACAGCATTGAGCAAGGTATGACAGGCTTAAAACTAGGTACGGACATGGTGGCAGCTGTCACCAAAACCGTGGGCTCACCCCTTGGAGGCACAGCGGGTATGAGCAGTATGGCAGCCAATAGCCTCCCCCCGTCTGTCAGCTCGTCCGCACCTAAACCTGCCTCCTGGGCAGCTATTGCCAAGAAGCCGGCCAAGCCACAGCCCAAGGTCAAACCCAAAGCCAACATGGGGATGGGTGGAGGCGCCATTCCCCCACCCCCCATAAAGCACAATATGAACATTGGTACTTGGGACGATAAGGGCTCTTTGAACAAGCCCCCGTTAGCTCAGACTATGATGCCCCCGCAGCCTATGGTGCAGCAGCCTCTCCTAGCTCAGCCCCAGCCCTTACTGCAGAACCCATTGCCCCCTCAGCCTCCacaccaacaccaacaccaacatcaacatcaacaccaacaccagccccaccaacaccaacaccaacaccaGCCCTTCCAGCTCCATTCTCTCCACTCCCCCCAACACCCCCAGGCTATGCCCCCTGGCCCTCCACACATGCACCTCTCTTCTCAACCTGGCCCCCCACAGCCCCTTCATCAGCAACAACCCCAGCAGCCCGGTCCACCCCCGAACCGTTGGGTGGCTCCCAGGAACCGAGGTGAGGGCTTTGGTTTGGGTGGGGGAGTCCCACTGAGTGCCTCCCCTTGCTCTGGGGAAGTGCATCCCGTGCTGGAGAAACTCCGCGCCCTCAACAACTACAACCCCAAAGACTTTGACTGGAACTTGAAAAATGGACGTGTTTTCATTATCAAGAGCTATTCTGAAGATGACATCCACCGCTCAATCAAGTACTCCATCTGGTGCAGTACAGAACACGGCAACAAGCGTCTGGATGGTGCCTACCGCTCACTGGGCAACAAGGGGCCCTTGTACCTGTTGTTTAGTGTCAATGGCAGTGGGCACTTCTGTGGCGTGGCTGAGATGCGCTCACCGGTGGACTACAATGCCTATGCAGGCGTCTGGTCTCAGGACAAGTGGAAGGGAAAGTTTGAGGTAAAGTGGGCGTTCATCAAAGACGTGCCCAACAACCAGCTGCGACACATCCGGCTGGAAAACAATGACAACAAGCCAGTGACCAACTCCAGGGACACTCAGGAAGTGCCTCTGGAGAAGGCCAAACAAGTGCTTAAAATTATCGCCACTTACAAGCATACCACCTCAATCTTTGATGACTTTGCACATTATGAGAAACgtcaggaagaggaggaggctcTGAGGAAG GAGCGCAATAGAAATAAACAGTAA